The following coding sequences lie in one Alloacidobacterium dinghuense genomic window:
- a CDS encoding LPS-assembly protein LptD: MRARIFLCITLLYLCHPQLWPQAVTKQFPPAAGAQPTGTDSLPDDPSASSEIPVAKVIPAPPTGVPVEIRADTQREINNVYTLTGNVVIYYRTYVVQADKITYNRDTGDVAAEGHLIVDGSPDNEHITATHGEMNLDQDTAHFYDVVGTLGVATVGPHSRMVFTSPNPFAITGREVIKLGTGRYRVIDGTMTSCRLPKPDWRLLSKQINMADGKASARNTWFELMSMPLFYLPYVTHPVDGETRTAGILLPIVGNSTTKGLILGEEIYFPLSRNSDLTIGTEYFSKRGYSPMGMFRYRGFGEDFFNVRFHALFDRLPAAENQGGTDLLVDGRRDWGQHTRAVVDAEYLSSYAYRQAFEENYAIAINSEVKSQFFGAHALNGFAENLRFDRYQSFQNNTTNAEIRILHLPALQLEGEDHYLGKTPWMWGGIASVAVLSRAEPENDLNTATFRTRGVPRVDFHPHLAMPFSLDGWTFRPEVAVRDTFYGRSQNPAQLGVVPSVRDASVNRKDFEAGIDLRPPAIERDFTAPWLLHLFGGDLRHTVEPDVQYHYVSGIDNFDSILRFDDVDIASDTSELDYSLTQRLFLRHLHPHPCKGDEALGPDDLCGGGTVDWLSWQVAQKYFFNTDFGGAVTTGTRNVLTTTLDLTGVAFLTGPRTFSPVISRFNMRTSSATNVQWDLDYDPRLGRITASNVYAEYKKGDYAFSVGDFHLNAPEAPPTAQTPQTAVTNATSNYNQLRFSASYGASTKAGLSAGTSIGYDFVQNQLQYGAGQAGYNWDCCGLSFEVRRYSLGTVRDDTQYLYSFTLAGVGSAGSLRRAARIF, encoded by the coding sequence ATGAGAGCCCGCATCTTTTTATGTATCACGCTGCTCTACCTGTGTCATCCGCAGCTTTGGCCGCAGGCAGTAACGAAGCAGTTTCCTCCGGCCGCAGGGGCTCAGCCCACCGGCACGGACTCACTCCCTGACGATCCCAGTGCGTCTTCTGAGATACCCGTAGCAAAGGTTATCCCCGCGCCGCCAACCGGTGTTCCGGTCGAAATTCGCGCCGATACGCAGCGTGAGATCAACAATGTCTATACGCTGACGGGAAATGTCGTTATCTACTACCGCACGTACGTAGTGCAAGCCGACAAGATTACCTACAACCGTGATACAGGCGACGTAGCAGCGGAAGGGCATCTGATCGTCGACGGCAGCCCGGACAACGAGCACATTACGGCAACGCACGGCGAGATGAATCTCGACCAGGACACCGCGCATTTTTACGATGTGGTTGGAACACTCGGAGTCGCGACCGTTGGGCCACATAGCCGCATGGTGTTCACTTCGCCTAATCCCTTTGCTATCACCGGGCGCGAGGTCATCAAGCTCGGCACCGGGCGTTACCGGGTTATCGACGGGACCATGACGTCCTGCCGCCTGCCGAAGCCGGATTGGCGTCTACTTTCTAAGCAGATCAACATGGCAGATGGGAAGGCCAGCGCGCGTAATACATGGTTCGAGCTGATGAGCATGCCCCTGTTCTACCTGCCTTACGTGACGCACCCGGTAGACGGAGAGACGCGCACGGCTGGCATCCTGCTGCCAATTGTAGGTAACAGCACGACCAAAGGACTGATTCTGGGCGAGGAAATCTATTTCCCACTCAGCCGCAATTCTGATCTCACGATTGGCACGGAATATTTCTCCAAACGTGGCTACTCGCCGATGGGAATGTTCCGCTATCGCGGCTTTGGCGAGGATTTCTTCAACGTTCGCTTCCATGCCTTGTTTGATCGATTGCCCGCGGCTGAAAATCAGGGTGGCACAGATCTGCTGGTCGACGGGCGCCGGGACTGGGGCCAGCACACACGCGCCGTGGTGGATGCTGAATACCTCAGCTCATACGCTTACCGGCAGGCGTTTGAAGAGAACTACGCTATCGCCATCAACTCTGAGGTCAAGTCTCAGTTTTTCGGAGCCCATGCACTGAACGGCTTTGCTGAAAATCTCCGCTTCGACCGCTATCAGAGCTTTCAGAACAACACCACCAACGCCGAAATCCGCATTCTGCACCTGCCTGCCCTGCAACTTGAAGGCGAGGACCACTACCTTGGTAAAACGCCGTGGATGTGGGGTGGCATCGCTTCGGTTGCGGTGCTATCCCGCGCCGAACCGGAGAACGATCTGAACACAGCGACGTTCAGGACGCGAGGCGTTCCTCGCGTCGATTTCCATCCGCATCTCGCGATGCCATTTTCGCTGGATGGCTGGACTTTCAGACCTGAAGTCGCGGTGCGTGATACGTTCTACGGCAGAAGCCAGAATCCGGCGCAGCTTGGCGTTGTGCCCAGCGTCCGCGATGCGAGCGTGAATCGCAAGGACTTTGAAGCAGGCATTGACCTTCGTCCGCCCGCCATCGAACGCGACTTCACGGCTCCGTGGCTGCTGCATCTGTTTGGCGGCGACCTGCGCCACACTGTCGAACCGGACGTTCAGTATCACTACGTTTCCGGCATCGACAACTTCGATTCGATCCTGCGCTTCGACGACGTAGACATCGCAAGCGACACCAGTGAACTCGACTATTCATTGACGCAGCGGCTGTTCCTGCGACATCTCCATCCGCACCCCTGCAAGGGCGACGAAGCGCTTGGCCCGGACGATCTATGCGGTGGGGGAACGGTCGACTGGCTGTCCTGGCAAGTGGCGCAGAAATACTTCTTCAACACAGATTTCGGCGGCGCGGTCACGACCGGTACCCGCAATGTGCTGACAACTACGCTGGACTTGACGGGCGTGGCGTTCCTTACGGGGCCGCGCACTTTTTCTCCGGTCATTTCGCGGTTCAACATGCGCACGTCGTCGGCGACGAATGTGCAATGGGACCTGGACTACGACCCGCGCCTGGGACGTATCACCGCCAGCAACGTATATGCGGAATACAAAAAAGGCGACTACGCCTTTTCCGTGGGTGACTTCCACTTGAACGCGCCCGAAGCGCCACCTACAGCTCAGACTCCGCAGACAGCCGTCACAAACGCTACGTCAAATTACAACCAGCTGCGCTTTTCTGCGAGCTATGGCGCGTCGACCAAGGCTGGCCTCAGCGCGGGAACAAGCATCGGCTATGACTTTGTACAGAACCAGCTGCAATACGGCGCTGGGCAGGCCGGCTACAACTGGGATTGCTGCGGACTGAGCTTTGAAGTGCGCCGCTATTCACTCGGAACAGTTCGTGACGACACGCAGTACCTCTACAGCTTCACGCTCGCTGGAGTGGGATCGGCTGGCAGTCTGCGCCGCGCGGCGCGTATCTTCTAA
- a CDS encoding class I SAM-dependent methyltransferase, giving the protein MDAKTHWETVHGAESPSAVSWYRPHLETSLSLIERAGAGFSASILDVGGGQSTLIDDLLVQGYRNLSVLDISSAALEGARKRLGANAGRIEWITADVTQAELPPHAYDIWHDRAVFHFLTSEADRAAYIRQAIHALKPGGHVILATFALSGPARCSGLEVVRYSSQSLAQQLGESFRLIESTEELHETPTGAVQPFVYSRFQAV; this is encoded by the coding sequence GTGGACGCAAAAACACATTGGGAGACGGTTCACGGAGCAGAGTCGCCAAGTGCGGTCAGCTGGTACCGTCCCCATCTGGAAACATCGCTTTCGCTCATTGAGCGTGCCGGTGCCGGGTTTTCCGCGTCCATCCTTGACGTTGGCGGAGGCCAATCCACCCTCATCGATGACCTGCTCGTGCAGGGATACCGGAATCTGAGTGTCCTCGACATTTCTTCCGCTGCCCTTGAAGGCGCAAGGAAACGACTCGGCGCAAATGCCGGTCGCATTGAGTGGATCACTGCCGACGTAACGCAGGCCGAGCTTCCTCCGCACGCCTATGACATCTGGCACGATCGCGCGGTCTTTCACTTTCTTACGTCGGAAGCCGACCGCGCAGCGTATATCCGGCAGGCAATCCATGCGCTGAAGCCCGGCGGTCACGTGATCCTCGCCACGTTCGCCCTGAGTGGACCCGCACGGTGCAGCGGCCTCGAAGTCGTCCGCTACTCGTCTCAATCTCTGGCGCAACAACTCGGCGAAAGTTTTCGTCTGATCGAAAGCACTGAGGAACTACACGAGACTCCGACCGGCGCTGTCCAGCCGTTCGTCTATAGCCGCTTTCAAGCGGTGTAA
- a CDS encoding DsbA family protein, with protein sequence MVFLFRTRFFFGCLLAILAVGCRAQDSPPGSTKLDRRIEILVRSQLNVPQDWLVTVGARTKSDIAGFDAVPITFTSSSDPTKKQTLNFLISKDGNTLARLSKWDISKDPADLVSADSRPMRGNPQAKVTIINFDDLECPYCARMHAQLFPDTLDRYKDQVRIVYKDFPLIEIHPWALHASIDANCLASQSPNAYWNYVDYLHTHGEDVSGPQRDPVKSAATLDKLARDEGQRSKLDSGKLDACLTKQDDSGVRAAMKEGDALGVDGTPTLFINGERLSGALPESQVWLAIDRALKAEGITPPQQPNPPSQTSGTTKSPGGR encoded by the coding sequence GTGGTTTTCTTGTTTCGAACTCGGTTTTTTTTCGGCTGCCTCCTTGCTATTTTGGCAGTCGGGTGCAGGGCACAGGATAGCCCGCCGGGCAGCACCAAGCTCGATCGCCGCATTGAAATTCTGGTGCGCTCACAGCTCAACGTCCCGCAGGACTGGCTTGTCACCGTAGGCGCTCGCACCAAGAGCGACATCGCGGGATTCGACGCTGTGCCGATTACCTTTACCTCGTCCTCTGATCCCACGAAGAAACAGACGCTGAATTTTCTCATCTCCAAGGATGGCAACACGCTCGCTCGCCTCTCGAAATGGGACATAAGCAAGGATCCCGCCGACCTGGTTTCAGCCGACAGCCGCCCCATGCGCGGCAATCCGCAGGCCAAAGTAACGATCATTAACTTTGACGATCTCGAGTGCCCATACTGCGCGCGCATGCACGCGCAGCTCTTTCCCGATACGCTCGACCGCTACAAAGACCAGGTCAGGATCGTTTATAAGGACTTCCCGCTGATCGAAATTCATCCCTGGGCGCTGCATGCGTCGATTGACGCCAACTGCCTCGCCTCGCAAAGCCCGAACGCTTACTGGAACTACGTCGACTATCTGCACACGCATGGTGAAGATGTAAGCGGCCCGCAGCGCGATCCGGTAAAGTCGGCAGCGACACTCGATAAGCTCGCGCGTGACGAAGGCCAACGCAGCAAGCTTGATAGCGGAAAGCTCGATGCCTGCCTCACCAAGCAGGACGACTCCGGAGTGCGCGCGGCGATGAAGGAAGGCGATGCGCTGGGCGTCGATGGCACGCCAACACTCTTCATCAATGGCGAGCGGCTCTCGGGAGCGCTACCGGAATCGCAGGTTTGGCTGGCGATTGATCGCGCTTTGAAGGCAGAAGGCATCACGCCTCCGCAACAGCCGAATCCGCCGTCACAGACCAGCGGCACAACAAAGAGTCCGGGTGGCAGGTAG
- a CDS encoding SurA N-terminal domain-containing protein → MAGSDFPAMNGEIILNKLASATVALPRRQRLQPSLNSNSLYLALKFPQKMAFIGVAALCLVGVAGCRRTHGPEVMATVNGKPIMRSEVEQLYQSNLGDSQQQPSKEQGDIVRLNVIRQLIDEEILMERAAKLNLTATDEDVENQINELKAPYTQEEFNKRLTDKHLTLDDLKRQIRRSKTEDKLLNKEINSKINITDADIAAYYNAHKAEFNLIEPMYHLAQIMVTSIPLPPQQQSINLQNSKATNDADAKKKIETLHNRLESGEDFGLLAQNFSERPDTSSNGGDMGFVPESQLHASPDVYNAIGKIKPGQITEIMPVFDNQHKQVGYQILKLIDKQAAGQRELNDPRVQQTIRGQLRDARSQLLRNAYLEMLRDEARVENFFAEEIFKNGAQ, encoded by the coding sequence GTGGCAGGTAGCGATTTTCCGGCGATGAACGGCGAGATTATTTTGAATAAACTGGCGAGCGCGACCGTCGCGCTCCCGAGGAGACAACGGTTGCAACCCTCATTGAACAGCAACTCCCTGTATCTGGCATTAAAGTTTCCCCAGAAGATGGCTTTCATCGGAGTGGCTGCCTTGTGCTTAGTCGGCGTCGCCGGCTGCCGCCGCACGCATGGTCCGGAGGTTATGGCGACCGTGAACGGCAAGCCGATCATGCGCTCCGAAGTGGAGCAGCTCTACCAGAGCAATCTCGGAGATTCACAGCAGCAGCCTTCGAAAGAGCAGGGCGACATCGTACGGCTCAACGTCATCCGTCAGCTCATCGATGAAGAGATCCTGATGGAGCGTGCTGCGAAGCTGAATCTGACGGCAACGGATGAAGACGTCGAGAACCAGATCAATGAGCTCAAAGCGCCGTATACGCAGGAAGAGTTCAACAAGCGTCTCACGGACAAGCATCTCACGCTGGACGACCTGAAGCGCCAGATTCGCCGCTCGAAGACCGAGGACAAACTTCTCAACAAGGAAATCAACTCGAAGATCAATATCACCGATGCGGATATCGCGGCGTATTACAACGCGCACAAAGCCGAGTTCAACCTGATTGAGCCCATGTATCATCTTGCGCAGATCATGGTGACTTCGATCCCGCTGCCGCCACAGCAGCAGAGCATCAACCTGCAGAACAGCAAGGCCACCAACGACGCCGACGCGAAGAAGAAAATTGAAACACTGCACAATCGCCTGGAGAGCGGTGAGGACTTCGGCCTGCTCGCGCAGAATTTCTCCGAGCGCCCGGACACGTCTTCAAACGGCGGCGACATGGGCTTCGTGCCTGAATCGCAGCTGCACGCCAGCCCCGATGTCTACAACGCAATCGGCAAGATCAAGCCCGGCCAGATCACAGAGATTATGCCCGTCTTCGACAACCAGCATAAGCAGGTCGGCTATCAGATTCTCAAGCTGATCGATAAGCAGGCAGCAGGACAGCGTGAGCTGAATGACCCGCGCGTGCAGCAGACGATTCGCGGTCAGCTGCGTGATGCGCGTTCGCAATTGCTCCGCAATGCGTATCTGGAAATGCTGCGCGATGAGGCCCGCGTAGAAAACTTCTTCGCCGAAGAGATTTTCAAGAACGGCGCCCAATAA
- a CDS encoding Gfo/Idh/MocA family protein, translated as MIRYGILGFGHHARKRLMPAFAGAQVAGMWRRDPTKARADAREFHIPHVFDTAEELCASPEIDAVFVVSPDALHLPHVLLAAQHGKAVLCEKPLGMNAAEVEQMLFATRAAGVVFGVAQNMRYNQSAQIIREWIAEGRIGQPLLAHSQFCYDAEKSPREWIYDPSLATGGPIGDVAIHCLDALRFVMATDITEVSTLARKDALSGAVESHAVVNMGFGNGAMGAVTVTTRGSYRSLIEITGETGVILCENGMTVEHPVDVVLYRQDKVAAHQRVSNGDAYTRMIDAFAAAVEGRGEYLATGEDGLHNQRVLDAAYKSWHTGTKQSVE; from the coding sequence ATGATCCGATACGGCATCCTTGGCTTCGGCCACCACGCAAGAAAACGCCTCATGCCTGCGTTTGCCGGAGCACAGGTTGCCGGCATGTGGCGGCGCGACCCAACGAAGGCGCGTGCCGACGCTCGTGAGTTCCACATCCCTCATGTTTTCGACACAGCCGAAGAGCTCTGTGCGTCTCCGGAGATCGACGCGGTCTTCGTCGTCTCGCCTGACGCTCTGCACCTGCCGCACGTTCTGCTTGCGGCGCAGCATGGCAAAGCCGTACTGTGCGAAAAGCCGCTGGGCATGAATGCCGCGGAAGTCGAGCAAATGCTCTTTGCCACGCGCGCCGCGGGCGTTGTCTTTGGTGTCGCGCAGAACATGCGCTACAACCAGAGCGCGCAGATCATCCGTGAATGGATCGCCGAAGGCCGCATCGGCCAGCCGTTGCTCGCACACTCGCAGTTCTGCTACGACGCCGAAAAGAGTCCGCGCGAATGGATCTATGATCCATCGCTTGCCACAGGTGGACCCATCGGCGACGTCGCCATTCATTGCCTCGATGCTTTGCGCTTTGTCATGGCAACGGACATCACCGAAGTAAGCACGCTGGCGCGCAAAGATGCCCTGTCCGGCGCCGTCGAATCACACGCCGTCGTGAACATGGGCTTCGGCAATGGAGCGATGGGAGCGGTGACGGTAACGACGCGAGGCTCTTACCGATCGCTGATTGAAATAACGGGCGAAACCGGCGTCATACTTTGCGAAAACGGCATGACCGTCGAACACCCTGTCGATGTCGTCCTCTATCGCCAGGATAAAGTCGCAGCACACCAGCGCGTTTCAAACGGCGATGCCTACACGCGGATGATCGATGCATTCGCTGCTGCTGTGGAAGGTCGCGGAGAATACCTCGCGACAGGCGAAGATGGATTGCACAACCAGCGCGTGCTCGATGCAGCCTACAAGAGCTGGCATACAGGCACAAAACAAAGCGTGGAATAA
- a CDS encoding TonB-dependent receptor: MRTFLRRIVSASLGICGIAFLSSALFAQSTGNSGTINGTVTDPSGAVVPGATVALHNVVSQYERTVKTDKQGRFQFPNVPFNPYHLTVTMNGFNNAAQDVDVVSVVPVAANVSLAVGTATNTVVVTGGEDLVENDSTMHTDIDRDLIDKLPVESASSSVSSLVTLSSPGVAADSNGLFHGLGDHASNSFNVDGQAITDQQSKVFSNQIPEESIQSLEVIDGAPPAEYGDKTSLVIKVTTRSGQGMTKPTGSIYTSYGNFGSATAGFDLGYGGTNWGNFIAASGMKTSRFLDPPEFFVFHDKGNEQNIFDRVDYQLTQKDSLHLNLAYSRSWFQTPNAYDNLNVLDQFGNSLGETDQKSKIETYNISPTYTRLVSQYSVLNLGAFVRKDAYNYFPSSDPLADLGPIQQESIGQRRTLLNAGVHGDISYVKGIQNFKAGAAYQQTFLHENDALGIVNPTFNAPCVDANGNPVSGFTDPSQCAAAGLFPNNGSNPNVTATPFNPVLLPYDLTRAGSLYNFLGHADVKELAMYLEDQLTVGHWLFNLGIRGDLYNGLTTASQAEPRLGVAYSIKPTNTVLRISYARTLETPFNENLILSSEGCVNPVLSPLLLCTPGVSSSLPPGFRNEFHAGLQQAFGKFLVISGDYIWKYTHGSWDFSVLGNTPITFPISWHNSKIPGFTLRADMPANHGISAFVVMSSVAARFFPPQNGGAGATVGQSGYPFRIDHDERFNQTTHIQYQLPFRKSTWFGFNWRYDSGLVAGSVPCYNVTDPNSGCGPTSITLPNGQPGILLSGLTPDQQFQAGLACDGVRATPTSGFTQCDANGLTSTLVKIPAPGTENDDKNPPRIQPRSLFDMSAGEDNIFNGDRFRWGARITAVNVTNKYALYNFLSTFSGTHYVTPRTVTGQITFSF, from the coding sequence ATGCGCACGTTTTTACGTCGCATCGTTTCCGCATCCCTCGGGATCTGCGGTATTGCCTTTTTATCGAGCGCACTCTTCGCGCAGTCTACCGGCAACTCGGGTACGATCAACGGTACAGTTACTGACCCCAGCGGCGCAGTTGTCCCCGGCGCCACGGTCGCTCTTCACAACGTCGTCAGCCAGTACGAGCGCACGGTCAAGACAGACAAACAGGGACGCTTCCAGTTTCCCAACGTGCCTTTCAATCCGTATCACCTGACGGTTACAATGAACGGCTTCAACAACGCTGCGCAGGATGTGGATGTTGTTTCCGTTGTGCCTGTTGCTGCGAATGTCAGCCTCGCGGTCGGAACCGCGACAAACACGGTTGTTGTTACCGGTGGCGAAGACCTGGTCGAAAATGATTCGACCATGCACACCGACATCGATCGTGACCTGATTGATAAGCTGCCGGTCGAGAGTGCATCGTCATCTGTGAGCTCGCTGGTGACGCTGTCATCGCCGGGCGTCGCGGCAGACTCGAACGGTCTGTTCCACGGCCTTGGCGACCATGCCTCGAATTCGTTCAATGTGGACGGTCAGGCAATCACCGACCAGCAGAGCAAGGTTTTTTCCAATCAGATTCCCGAGGAGTCGATTCAGTCATTGGAAGTCATCGACGGCGCTCCGCCCGCTGAATATGGCGACAAGACCAGTCTGGTAATCAAGGTTACGACGCGCTCGGGGCAGGGGATGACCAAGCCGACCGGCAGCATCTACACGTCCTATGGGAACTTTGGCTCCGCCACCGCTGGATTCGACCTGGGCTATGGTGGCACGAACTGGGGAAACTTTATTGCTGCTAGCGGAATGAAGACGAGCCGCTTCCTCGATCCGCCGGAGTTTTTTGTTTTCCATGACAAGGGAAACGAACAGAACATCTTTGATCGGGTGGACTATCAACTTACGCAAAAGGATTCGCTGCATCTCAACCTGGCCTACAGCCGCTCGTGGTTTCAGACGCCAAACGCGTATGACAACCTGAATGTTCTGGACCAGTTCGGCAACAGCCTGGGCGAAACCGATCAGAAATCCAAGATCGAAACCTACAACATTTCACCGACGTACACGCGATTGGTCAGCCAATACTCAGTCCTTAATCTCGGCGCGTTTGTCAGGAAGGACGCATATAACTACTTTCCGAGCAGCGATCCGTTGGCCGATCTCGGGCCGATTCAACAAGAGAGCATCGGTCAAAGGCGCACGTTGCTCAACGCCGGCGTGCATGGAGATATTTCCTACGTGAAGGGTATCCAAAATTTCAAGGCAGGCGCGGCCTATCAACAGACCTTCCTTCACGAGAATGATGCGCTCGGTATCGTCAACCCGACATTCAACGCGCCCTGTGTGGATGCAAATGGGAATCCGGTGAGTGGCTTTACCGACCCTTCGCAATGCGCTGCCGCCGGGCTCTTTCCGAACAACGGGTCGAATCCAAATGTCACGGCGACGCCGTTCAATCCTGTCCTGTTGCCGTATGACCTGACGCGCGCGGGGAGCCTCTACAACTTCCTCGGTCACGCGGATGTGAAAGAACTCGCGATGTATCTGGAAGATCAGCTCACGGTCGGACACTGGCTCTTCAACCTCGGTATTCGCGGCGATCTGTACAACGGGCTGACCACCGCAAGCCAGGCGGAACCTCGTCTTGGAGTTGCATACAGCATCAAGCCGACGAATACGGTGCTGCGCATCTCCTATGCAAGAACGCTTGAAACTCCTTTCAATGAAAATCTGATCCTGTCGAGCGAGGGATGCGTCAATCCCGTGCTTTCACCTCTGCTTCTCTGCACGCCCGGAGTATCGAGCAGCTTGCCGCCGGGTTTCCGCAATGAGTTTCATGCCGGACTGCAACAGGCATTTGGCAAATTTCTCGTCATAAGCGGCGACTACATCTGGAAGTACACGCACGGCTCATGGGACTTCAGCGTGCTCGGAAACACACCGATCACCTTCCCCATCAGCTGGCATAACTCCAAGATCCCGGGCTTCACCCTGCGCGCGGATATGCCCGCCAATCACGGCATCAGCGCGTTTGTGGTCATGTCGTCGGTGGCGGCACGCTTCTTCCCGCCGCAGAACGGCGGAGCCGGTGCGACCGTGGGACAGAGCGGTTATCCATTCCGCATCGATCACGACGAGCGTTTCAATCAGACCACGCATATCCAGTACCAGCTGCCGTTTCGCAAGAGCACCTGGTTCGGCTTCAATTGGCGGTATGACAGCGGTCTGGTTGCAGGATCGGTGCCCTGCTATAACGTGACCGATCCGAACAGCGGTTGCGGTCCAACGTCGATCACACTACCGAACGGACAGCCGGGAATCCTGCTGAGCGGCCTTACTCCTGACCAACAGTTTCAGGCTGGACTCGCCTGCGATGGCGTGCGGGCAACGCCAACATCAGGGTTTACACAATGCGATGCGAATGGTCTGACTTCCACCCTGGTGAAGATTCCCGCGCCGGGGACGGAGAATGACGACAAGAATCCACCACGCATTCAGCCGCGCAGCCTTTTCGATATGTCCGCCGGAGAAGACAACATTTTCAATGGCGATCGCTTCCGGTGGGGCGCACGCATTACGGCTGTCAACGTGACCAACAAATACGCGCTCTACAACTTCCTCTCCACCTTCAGCGGCACCCATTATGTGACGCCGCGCACAGTCACCGGACAGATCACCTTTTCCTTCTAA
- a CDS encoding biotin/lipoyl-containing protein has product MMLQIEMGGELRQIELTQGEDGQYHASIDGEPELSVSAEMLRPGVLSLHIDGKSYRCVLEESPEGTVLHMGGKRLPYRLDDPRSLKSRRSRHGGAEGPKPVSAPMPGRVVRLLANVGDMVEAHQGIVVIEAMKMQNELKSPKAGKVVQLRVEAGETVAAGDVLAVIE; this is encoded by the coding sequence ATGATGCTCCAGATTGAGATGGGCGGCGAGTTGCGGCAGATCGAACTGACGCAGGGCGAGGATGGACAATATCACGCAAGCATCGATGGCGAGCCGGAACTCAGCGTGAGTGCGGAAATGCTTCGTCCCGGCGTGCTCTCGCTGCACATCGACGGAAAATCCTATCGCTGCGTGCTTGAAGAGAGCCCCGAAGGCACAGTGCTCCACATGGGCGGCAAGCGCCTGCCGTATCGGCTTGATGATCCGCGTTCTTTGAAGTCGCGCCGCAGCAGACATGGCGGCGCGGAAGGCCCTAAGCCTGTGAGTGCACCGATGCCGGGCCGCGTCGTCCGCCTGCTGGCCAACGTCGGCGATATGGTCGAAGCACATCAGGGCATCGTAGTGATCGAGGCAATGAAGATGCAGAACGAATTGAAATCGCCAAAGGCGGGCAAAGTAGTTCAACTCCGGGTTGAGGCCGGTGAAACGGTTGCCGCCGGGGACGTGCTTGCAGTTATCGAATAA